TAGAGTACCGCCCCGCATGTTGAACAGCATGCCTTCATACCATCTTCCAGAGGTAACGCTTCATGCAGTGTAAAACATTGCTCACAGAGTATAAGGTTATCAAGTGCATCTTCATTTTCAAGTTTCATAGATATAATTATATCTGATATAACTAAGGACAATGATGCGTATTCTCTCTATAGGTAAAACACTGCAACATGACAAACTCGATATTTTCTCTATAGAAGGGGCTTCCCTACATACGCTGTCTGATATAGAAGCATTTGACTATATCATCATCTCAGGAGGCGATGGTACGATCAGACGTGTCATCACACAACTCCACAAGATGACACACTCGACACACTTCATTCTCAACCCTATAGGTTCTTTTAATGTCGTTGCAAAACTGCATAAAGTACCAAAGCTACAAACCGTGCTCGATGCTTTGGCGAACAATGAAATCCTTCCGACACAAAAACACTCCTATTTTACACTCAATGAGGAAGTCTTTCTCTTTTCTGCAGGAAATATGGGTGATCTGCAGCATATCTTTCTTGCGGAAACGCTGCGTTTTGGTCTGCTGAAAAACAACATGGGTAAATACGTGCTTTCGTTTCTTTTTCTACTGCCGCTGCACCTCATCATGACACCCTTCATGCTGATGAGTTCGAACCGTTTTTTCATCTTCACCCCTGCATCGTTCATCAAAAGATTCGGTAGTTTTTACGGAAAGGTCCAAGAGATGACGATCGAACTGGAAGATACCTATAATCACATAGAACTCGATGGTGATATTGTCACGATAACAGATAATCTCCTTCATATCAAGCCAGCCGGGCATATTCTTATTGTGACAGCGTAAACCGCTCATACTACACTTTTCAGTGCATCCTACAGAGAATATTAATAATATAAAGTAATAATT
The sequence above is drawn from the Sulfurovum sp. TSL1 genome and encodes:
- a CDS encoding diacylglycerol kinase family protein; the encoded protein is MRILSIGKTLQHDKLDIFSIEGASLHTLSDIEAFDYIIISGGDGTIRRVITQLHKMTHSTHFILNPIGSFNVVAKLHKVPKLQTVLDALANNEILPTQKHSYFTLNEEVFLFSAGNMGDLQHIFLAETLRFGLLKNNMGKYVLSFLFLLPLHLIMTPFMLMSSNRFFIFTPASFIKRFGSFYGKVQEMTIELEDTYNHIELDGDIVTITDNLLHIKPAGHILIVTA